In Kineococcus sp. NBC_00420, a single genomic region encodes these proteins:
- the hisN gene encoding histidinol-phosphatase, whose translation MSAPTQSPAAHQRPRYDDDLRLAHVIADQVDGVTTDRFKALDLKVETKPDLTPVSDADRGAEELIRSQLRRTRPRDAVLGEEFGLVGHGARQWVVDPIDGTKNFVRGVPVWATLIALVDDGVPVVGLVSAPALGRRWWAATGSGAWTGRSLSAATRMHVSSVSNLSDASFAYSSLEGWESRGALDGFLGLTRSVWRTRGFGDFWSYMLLAEGAVDIAAEPELALHDMAALVPIVTEAGGRFTSRAGVDGPFGGDAVVTNGLLHADALRFLGTPAQP comes from the coding sequence GTGTCCGCCCCCACGCAGTCCCCCGCCGCGCACCAGCGTCCGCGCTACGACGACGACCTGCGGCTCGCGCACGTCATCGCCGACCAGGTCGACGGGGTGACCACCGACCGCTTCAAGGCGCTGGACCTGAAGGTCGAGACGAAGCCGGACCTGACGCCGGTGAGCGACGCGGACCGCGGCGCGGAGGAGCTCATCCGTTCCCAGCTGCGCCGGACCCGGCCGCGGGACGCGGTGCTCGGCGAGGAGTTCGGGCTGGTCGGGCACGGGGCCCGGCAGTGGGTCGTGGACCCCATCGACGGGACGAAGAACTTCGTCCGCGGCGTGCCGGTGTGGGCGACGCTCATCGCCCTCGTCGACGACGGCGTCCCCGTCGTCGGGCTGGTCTCCGCACCCGCGCTGGGGCGGCGCTGGTGGGCGGCGACCGGCTCGGGGGCCTGGACCGGGCGCAGCCTCTCCGCGGCGACGCGGATGCACGTGAGCTCGGTGTCGAACCTCTCGGACGCCTCCTTCGCTTACTCCTCGCTCGAGGGGTGGGAGAGCCGCGGTGCCCTCGACGGGTTCCTGGGCCTGACCCGCTCGGTGTGGCGGACCCGCGGGTTCGGCGACTTCTGGTCCTACATGCTGCTGGCCGAGGGCGCGGTCGACATCGCCGCCGAACCGGAACTCGCGCTGCACGACATGGCCGCCCTCGTCCCGATCGTCACCGAGGCCGGGGGCCGGTTCACCTCCCGCGCCGGCGTCGACGGCCCCTTCGGCGGTGACGCCGTCGTCACCAACGGGCTGCTGCACGCGGACGCGCTGCGCTTCCTCGGGACCCCCGCCCAGCCGTGA
- a CDS encoding glucose-6-phosphate dehydrogenase — protein MTTAPQTAQSSTDRPTIFVMYGASGDLSRRLVSPAFFELARLGRLPQQWRLVGSGRRDLSHDEFREFIREALEEFGPQPADGPWDDFAQHLLFAGGGFSEEDPGALLDVLAQAREDLDGDAQVVHYLAVPPDAFLPTTKAFAAHGLVEGARVVYEKPYGTSLETFEELDTEVQRVFDESQVFRIDHFLAFEAQQDVIHARFANPWLSSIWNNTHVAQVQVDIAETLDVAQRASFYDATGAFLDMIVTHLFQMAATVAMEPPADLGPGALQAARDAALQDFRELDPAEVVLGQFEGYTAIDGVPEDSQTDTLAACRVWIDNDRWRGVPFLLRSGKKMTADEQRVTLVLKAPADGPYAGADVQPATVSFSLLDGGAIDVSMTVRTPGVAGGTVDGTATLPLPGLDGQQPALPYVHLIEHVLTGDRSLFTGVEGLRAAWTAIDRFSANRPAVESYAPGTWGPASVEALAEPGQWILR, from the coding sequence GTGACCACCGCACCGCAGACAGCGCAGTCCAGCACCGACCGGCCCACGATCTTCGTCATGTACGGGGCGTCGGGCGACCTCTCCCGCCGGCTCGTGTCCCCGGCGTTCTTCGAGCTGGCCCGCCTCGGCCGGCTCCCGCAGCAGTGGCGACTCGTCGGCAGCGGACGCCGCGACCTGTCCCACGACGAGTTCCGCGAGTTCATCCGCGAAGCGCTCGAGGAGTTCGGGCCGCAGCCCGCCGACGGCCCCTGGGACGACTTCGCGCAGCACCTGCTCTTCGCCGGTGGCGGGTTCAGCGAGGAGGACCCGGGCGCGCTGCTCGACGTGCTCGCCCAGGCCCGCGAGGACCTGGACGGCGACGCGCAGGTCGTGCACTACCTCGCCGTCCCGCCGGACGCGTTCCTGCCCACCACCAAGGCCTTCGCGGCGCACGGCCTCGTCGAAGGTGCCCGCGTCGTCTACGAGAAGCCCTACGGCACCTCGCTGGAGACCTTCGAGGAGCTCGACACCGAGGTGCAGCGCGTCTTCGATGAGTCGCAGGTGTTCCGGATCGACCACTTCCTCGCCTTCGAGGCCCAGCAGGACGTCATCCACGCGCGGTTCGCGAACCCGTGGCTGTCCTCGATCTGGAACAACACCCACGTCGCCCAGGTGCAGGTCGACATCGCCGAGACCCTCGACGTCGCGCAGCGCGCGAGCTTCTACGACGCGACCGGCGCGTTCCTCGACATGATCGTCACCCACCTGTTCCAGATGGCCGCGACCGTCGCGATGGAACCCCCGGCCGACCTCGGCCCGGGGGCGTTGCAGGCCGCGCGTGACGCTGCGCTGCAGGACTTCCGCGAACTCGACCCGGCCGAGGTCGTCCTCGGGCAGTTCGAGGGCTACACCGCGATCGATGGCGTCCCGGAGGACTCGCAGACCGACACCCTGGCCGCGTGCCGGGTGTGGATCGACAACGACCGCTGGCGCGGGGTGCCGTTCCTGCTGCGCTCGGGCAAGAAGATGACCGCCGACGAGCAGCGCGTCACCCTCGTGCTGAAGGCCCCGGCCGACGGCCCCTACGCGGGGGCCGACGTCCAGCCCGCCACGGTCAGCTTCTCGCTGCTCGACGGCGGCGCGATCGACGTCTCGATGACCGTGCGCACCCCCGGTGTGGCCGGCGGCACCGTCGACGGCACCGCGACGCTGCCGCTGCCGGGTCTCGACGGTCAGCAGCCCGCGCTGCCCTACGTCCACCTCATCGAGCACGTCCTCACCGGCGACCGATCGCTGTTCACCGGGGTCGAGGGGCTGCGGGCCGCGTGGACCGCCATCGACCGGTTCTCCGCGAACCGTCCGGCGGTCGAGTCCTACGCGCCGGGCACCTGGGGCCCGGCGTCGGTCGAGGCACTGGCGGAGCCGGGGCAGTGGATCCTGCGGTAG
- a CDS encoding universal stress protein, whose protein sequence is MTVLVAYLPEKGGRATLNLGGQLARALGVPLAVATVLPKPWDTPSTAKADAQFVEWSGSLAAQAERSARTYLDQIAPGATVQFHVRAGRSVSASLIDLAADIGAAVLVLGSSPDGHLGQVTVGSTAGRLLHSSPLSVALAPRGYRGGSLALQRVTCAAAGEDELVVARAQQFAERVGTGLRVLTLAVRSRTGWSSGFGVDGDDEVFDAWLEQAHRSVEALRRKGALPPDVTAVVGAGRGWREAVDAVDWEPGELLVVGSRPKGPVARVFLGSRATKILRHSPVPVLVLPG, encoded by the coding sequence GTGACCGTCCTCGTCGCCTACCTGCCCGAGAAGGGCGGCCGCGCCACCCTGAACCTCGGTGGGCAACTGGCACGTGCGCTCGGCGTCCCGCTGGCCGTCGCGACGGTCCTGCCCAAGCCCTGGGACACCCCCTCGACGGCGAAGGCCGACGCGCAGTTCGTCGAGTGGTCCGGATCCCTCGCGGCGCAGGCGGAGAGGTCGGCCCGGACCTACCTCGACCAGATCGCCCCCGGGGCCACCGTGCAGTTCCACGTCCGCGCGGGACGGTCCGTCTCCGCGAGCCTCATCGACCTCGCGGCCGACATCGGCGCGGCCGTCCTGGTGCTCGGCTCCTCGCCCGACGGTCACCTCGGGCAGGTGACGGTGGGGTCCACCGCGGGCCGGCTGCTGCACTCCTCACCGCTCTCGGTGGCCCTCGCCCCGCGCGGCTACCGCGGCGGGTCGCTCGCGCTGCAGCGGGTCACCTGCGCCGCGGCGGGGGAGGACGAACTCGTCGTGGCCCGCGCCCAGCAGTTCGCCGAACGGGTCGGGACGGGGCTGCGGGTGCTGACCCTCGCGGTGCGCAGCCGGACGGGGTGGAGCTCGGGGTTCGGCGTCGACGGCGACGACGAGGTCTTCGACGCCTGGCTCGAACAGGCCCACCGCAGCGTCGAGGCGCTGCGCCGCAAGGGAGCCCTGCCGCCCGACGTCACCGCCGTCGTGGGGGCCGGGCGAGGGTGGCGGGAGGCCGTCGACGCCGTCGACTGGGAACCCGGGGAACTCCTCGTGGTGGGCTCGCGGCCCAAGGGTCCGGTGGCCCGGGTGTTCCTGGGCTCGCGGGCCACGAAGATCCTGCGGCACTCGCCGGTGCCGGTCCTCGTCCTGCCCGGGTGA
- a CDS encoding sensor histidine kinase, with protein MAVVLLAVALYAVGAPVDAAVHGVPAGWALAAVLMQCGGLVLVLFRADLGVIAALTGVLLVAVGADPQAGPWPWTVPSLLTFAALLLVLGVRRLWRVGVTAWVGSLALTVAVAGLFGGFSDDSGANLVVYGSNSLLALGIGSAVGARRRVREELARSRRDTELEQSRRVVVEERNRIARELHDVVAHSMSVIGVQATTAQYRIPDLSPAARAEFDDIAAQSRTALAEMRTLLGVLRSRSDGVELAPRSGMDGLVELVEGARRAGSDVRVRVDPSLRDPSLPSALGIAVHRIVQEGLSNVVRHATGAGVEVSVLRTDPGVVVEVRNGVAPEGFPPAPDSGGHGLVGVRERASLLGGSVSAEPTPDGGFLLRVSLPWEPGV; from the coding sequence GTGGCCGTGGTGCTCCTGGCGGTGGCGCTGTACGCCGTCGGGGCTCCGGTGGACGCCGCGGTGCACGGGGTTCCGGCCGGGTGGGCGCTGGCCGCCGTCCTGATGCAGTGCGGCGGTCTCGTGCTCGTGCTCTTCCGGGCCGACCTCGGGGTCATCGCGGCGCTCACCGGGGTGCTGCTCGTCGCGGTGGGGGCCGACCCCCAGGCCGGGCCGTGGCCCTGGACGGTCCCCTCGCTGCTGACGTTCGCCGCGCTGCTGCTGGTCCTGGGGGTGCGGCGGTTGTGGCGGGTCGGGGTGACCGCGTGGGTGGGCAGCCTCGCGCTCACCGTCGCCGTGGCCGGGCTGTTCGGCGGGTTCTCCGACGACTCCGGCGCGAACCTCGTCGTCTACGGCTCGAACTCCCTGCTGGCGCTGGGGATCGGCAGCGCCGTCGGCGCACGTCGACGGGTGCGCGAGGAACTGGCCCGCTCGCGCCGCGACACCGAGCTCGAGCAGTCCCGGCGGGTCGTCGTCGAGGAGCGCAACCGCATCGCCCGCGAACTGCACGACGTCGTCGCGCACAGCATGTCCGTCATCGGCGTCCAGGCCACGACGGCGCAGTACCGCATCCCGGACCTCTCCCCGGCGGCCCGGGCCGAGTTCGACGACATCGCCGCCCAGTCGCGCACCGCGCTGGCCGAGATGCGGACGCTGCTCGGGGTGCTGCGCAGCCGCTCCGACGGGGTCGAACTCGCCCCGCGGTCCGGAATGGACGGGCTCGTGGAACTCGTCGAAGGCGCCCGCCGGGCGGGATCGGACGTCCGGGTGCGCGTCGACCCGTCGCTGCGGGACCCGTCGCTGCCGTCGGCCCTGGGGATCGCCGTGCACCGGATCGTGCAGGAGGGGCTCTCCAACGTCGTGCGGCACGCGACCGGGGCGGGCGTCGAGGTCAGCGTGCTGCGCACCGACCCCGGGGTCGTCGTCGAGGTCCGCAACGGCGTCGCTCCCGAAGGTTTCCCGCCCGCCCCCGATTCCGGCGGGCATGGGCTGGTCGGCGTGCGGGAACGGGCGTCGCTGCTGGGCGGCTCGGTGAGCGCGGAGCCCACCCCCGACGGTGGGTTCCTCCTGCGGGTGTCCCTGCCGTGGGAACCTGGGGTGTGA
- a CDS encoding mechanosensitive ion channel family protein: MNISTSVWLTLAVAVVAAVVAAVVGELVALGVRRLGRNHEILATLAQRGRRPLAGFMATLAAQWALKISSQTADWQGPTFFVLTLLTVAFGAWLAVVAANVVQDVLLLRYRIDVKDNRRQRQRRTQVQLVKRVAVALIIVVAVASMLLTIPGARGAGASVLASAGLLSVVAGLAAQTSLANIFAGLQIAFTDGIRVDDVVVVEEEWGNIEDITLTYVVVKLWDQRRLILPSTYFTTTPFANWTRNSSDIIGSVDFDVDWTVPFDEVRAHAEAFVTAHPLWNGQTYALQVTDARNSFVSFRVLVSANSGGELFDLRCAVREELVALLRREHPGALPKVRMDTPRAVHIPQQEGHRTSRTV; encoded by the coding sequence GTGAACATCAGCACCTCCGTCTGGCTGACCCTGGCCGTCGCCGTCGTGGCCGCCGTCGTGGCCGCCGTCGTCGGCGAGCTCGTCGCCCTCGGTGTCCGCCGCCTCGGCCGCAACCACGAGATCCTCGCCACCCTCGCCCAGCGGGGACGGCGACCCCTCGCGGGGTTCATGGCCACCCTGGCCGCGCAGTGGGCGCTGAAGATCTCCTCCCAGACCGCCGACTGGCAGGGTCCGACGTTCTTCGTCCTGACCCTGCTGACCGTCGCCTTCGGGGCCTGGCTGGCGGTGGTCGCCGCGAACGTCGTCCAGGACGTCCTGCTGCTGCGCTACCGGATCGACGTCAAGGACAACCGCCGCCAGCGCCAGCGCCGCACCCAGGTGCAGCTGGTCAAGCGCGTCGCGGTCGCCCTCATCATCGTCGTCGCCGTCGCCTCGATGCTGCTGACCATCCCCGGTGCGCGCGGCGCGGGCGCCAGCGTGCTCGCCTCCGCCGGCTTGCTCTCGGTGGTCGCCGGCCTGGCCGCGCAGACCTCGCTGGCGAACATCTTCGCCGGGTTGCAGATCGCCTTCACCGACGGGATCCGCGTCGACGACGTCGTCGTCGTCGAGGAGGAGTGGGGCAACATCGAGGACATCACCCTCACCTACGTCGTGGTGAAGCTGTGGGACCAGCGGCGCCTCATCCTGCCCTCCACGTACTTCACGACGACGCCGTTCGCGAACTGGACGCGGAACTCCTCCGACATCATCGGCAGCGTCGACTTCGACGTCGACTGGACCGTCCCCTTCGACGAGGTCCGTGCCCACGCCGAGGCCTTCGTGACGGCCCACCCGCTCTGGAACGGCCAGACCTACGCGCTGCAGGTGACCGACGCGCGGAACTCGTTCGTCTCCTTCCGGGTGCTGGTCAGCGCGAACTCGGGCGGGGAACTCTTCGACCTGCGCTGCGCGGTGCGCGAGGAACTCGTCGCCCTCCTGCGCCGCGAGCACCCGGGCGCCCTGCCCAAGGTCCGGATGGACACCCCGCGGGCCGTCCACATCCCGCAGCAGGAGGGTCACCGCACCTCACGGACGGTGTGA
- a CDS encoding GNAT family N-acetyltransferase, producing MDGDAGELLTVQRAAFVSEAQRYGDPSMPPLREDLDAVRAAIGEQVVLVALRGTRLVGAVRGRVEGSTAHVGRLAVAPDQQRQGLGSALLGALEEALPQGITELRLFTGGDSAATIARYERAGYVRAGESVDDHGTTLVHLVKAVTPPA from the coding sequence GTGGACGGTGACGCAGGGGAACTGCTCACCGTCCAGCGCGCGGCCTTCGTCAGCGAGGCCCAGCGCTACGGAGACCCCTCCATGCCCCCGTTGCGCGAGGACCTCGACGCGGTCCGCGCGGCGATCGGGGAACAGGTCGTGCTCGTCGCCCTGCGCGGCACCCGCCTCGTCGGGGCCGTCCGCGGACGGGTCGAGGGGAGCACCGCCCACGTGGGGCGTCTCGCCGTCGCCCCCGACCAGCAACGGCAGGGGCTGGGATCCGCCCTGCTCGGTGCCCTCGAAGAGGCGCTGCCGCAGGGGATCACCGAGCTGCGGTTGTTCACCGGCGGGGATTCCGCGGCGACCATCGCCCGCTACGAACGAGCCGGCTACGTCCGGGCCGGCGAGTCCGTCGACGACCACGGCACCACCCTGGTCCACCTGGTGAAGGCGGTCACGCCGCCAGCGTGA
- a CDS encoding vitamin K epoxide reductase family protein gives MADTTHQVDDETFDGFDDDDVDHTHHDAAPEGHLSALPVSPRARGLLLTVGGILGFVAAFTLTIERFKLAEDPNYAPSCNISPILSCGSVMATDQAAAFGFPNPLIGIAAFSLSLLIGLLVLSRTALPRWVERGYLVGITLGTVFVGWLIAQSLYSIHALCPYCMVVWSVVVPTFWVHVADGLDRGLVPVPRALHGLARTVVDFRGLLIVLSYAAVIVMIAVKFWSYWSSLV, from the coding sequence ATGGCCGACACGACGCACCAGGTCGACGACGAGACCTTCGACGGGTTCGACGACGACGACGTTGACCACACGCACCACGACGCCGCCCCCGAGGGGCACCTGTCGGCGTTGCCGGTCTCCCCGCGCGCCCGCGGTCTGCTGCTGACCGTCGGCGGGATCCTCGGCTTCGTCGCGGCCTTCACGCTGACGATCGAGCGGTTCAAGCTCGCCGAGGACCCGAACTACGCCCCCAGCTGCAACATCAGCCCGATCCTGTCCTGCGGCAGCGTCATGGCCACCGACCAGGCGGCGGCCTTCGGCTTCCCCAACCCGCTCATCGGGATCGCCGCCTTCTCCCTCTCGCTCCTGATCGGCCTGCTCGTCCTGTCGCGGACGGCGCTGCCGCGGTGGGTGGAACGCGGCTACCTCGTCGGGATCACCCTCGGCACGGTCTTCGTCGGCTGGCTGATCGCCCAGAGCCTCTACTCCATCCACGCCCTCTGCCCCTACTGCATGGTCGTGTGGAGCGTGGTCGTGCCGACCTTCTGGGTCCACGTCGCCGACGGCCTCGACCGCGGTCTCGTCCCCGTCCCGCGGGCCCTGCACGGCCTGGCCCGCACGGTCGTCGACTTCCGCGGACTGCTCATCGTGCTGAGCTACGCCGCCGTGATCGTGATGATCGCGGTCAAGTTCTGGTCCTACTGGTCCAGCCTGGTCTGA
- a CDS encoding anthranilate synthase family protein, with the protein MTPADELIAELLAPGAGPFALLRRLDPRSGRPGPVEVLRGPVEVVEHLADIPLRERTSRDALALVPFRQIRERGFDVHDDGTPLQVLRIDSTEDLALEDALRALPDAEVAVRDVAPDLSDEDYAAVVRRIIDEEIAQGSGANFVIRRDVDGVIDGFSATTALSLFRRLLVAEQGAYWTFVVHVPGDTGADRSTSRTLVGASPEVHVRMARGEVVMNPISGTYRYPATGPDADGLVEFLTDPKEVEELFMVVDEELKMMCSVGDLGGVVHGPYLREMANLAHTEFELRGQTTLDAREVLRQTMFAATVTGSPLQSACRVIRRFEPSGRGYYAGALALLGTDAEGTQTLDSPILIRTADVRAQGSTATVRVSVGATLVRGSTPEGEVAETHAKSAGVLRALGALPPLPPRTGADGAPVRRVPLIADPRVATLLASRRDRLASFWLEPQKQPSGSPLGRALVIDAEDTFTSMLVHLLASAGLQARVLRYDDPTLDAELAAHDGLVLLGPGPGDPEDSGDPRIARLQELAARLSAAARSGGNPLLGVCLGHQLLSGTLGLPLRRKNAPHQGTQLDVDLFGTAATVGFYNSFTARVDEASIARLAGEGIHVATGPADEVVAVRGEGFAGIQFHPESVLTLGGPDVLRSLVEPLLTSP; encoded by the coding sequence ATGACACCCGCTGACGAACTGATCGCGGAACTGCTGGCGCCCGGCGCCGGTCCCTTCGCACTGCTGCGCCGCCTGGACCCGCGCAGCGGCCGGCCCGGACCCGTCGAGGTCCTGCGCGGACCTGTCGAGGTCGTCGAACACCTGGCCGACATCCCGTTGCGTGAGCGCACCTCCCGCGACGCCCTGGCCCTCGTGCCGTTCCGCCAGATCCGCGAACGCGGGTTCGACGTCCACGACGACGGCACCCCCCTGCAGGTCCTGCGCATCGACTCCACCGAGGACCTCGCGCTCGAGGACGCGCTGCGGGCGCTGCCCGACGCCGAGGTCGCGGTGCGCGACGTCGCGCCCGACCTCTCCGACGAGGACTACGCCGCCGTCGTGCGCCGCATCATCGACGAGGAGATCGCGCAGGGCTCGGGCGCGAACTTCGTCATCCGCCGCGACGTGGACGGCGTCATCGACGGGTTCAGCGCGACGACCGCGCTGAGCCTCTTCCGCCGCCTGCTCGTCGCCGAGCAGGGTGCCTACTGGACGTTCGTGGTCCACGTCCCCGGGGACACCGGAGCAGATCGCAGCACGTCGCGGACGTTGGTCGGGGCGAGTCCCGAGGTCCACGTCCGGATGGCCCGCGGCGAGGTCGTGATGAACCCGATCTCCGGCACCTACCGCTACCCCGCGACCGGCCCCGACGCCGACGGTCTCGTGGAGTTCCTCACCGACCCCAAGGAGGTCGAGGAACTCTTCATGGTGGTCGACGAGGAACTCAAGATGATGTGCTCGGTCGGTGACCTCGGCGGCGTCGTGCACGGTCCGTACCTGCGCGAGATGGCGAACCTCGCCCACACCGAGTTCGAACTGCGCGGTCAGACCACCCTCGACGCCCGGGAGGTGCTGCGCCAGACCATGTTCGCCGCCACCGTGACGGGCAGCCCGTTGCAGAGCGCGTGCCGGGTCATCCGTCGGTTCGAACCCTCGGGACGCGGGTACTACGCCGGCGCGCTGGCGCTGCTGGGCACCGACGCCGAGGGCACCCAGACCCTCGACTCCCCCATCCTCATCCGCACGGCCGACGTCCGCGCGCAGGGTTCCACCGCCACCGTCCGGGTCTCGGTCGGCGCCACCCTGGTGCGGGGTTCCACCCCCGAGGGCGAGGTCGCGGAGACGCACGCGAAGTCCGCCGGGGTGCTGCGCGCGCTCGGGGCGCTGCCCCCGCTGCCGCCCCGCACCGGAGCCGACGGGGCGCCCGTCCGCCGGGTCCCGCTCATCGCCGACCCGCGGGTCGCGACGTTGCTGGCCTCCCGCCGCGACCGGCTCGCGTCGTTCTGGCTCGAACCGCAGAAGCAGCCGAGCGGTTCGCCCCTGGGTCGGGCCCTGGTCATCGACGCCGAAGACACGTTCACCTCGATGCTCGTGCACCTGCTGGCCTCGGCCGGGTTGCAGGCCCGGGTGCTGCGCTACGACGACCCGACGCTGGACGCGGAGCTCGCCGCGCACGACGGTCTGGTGCTGCTCGGTCCCGGCCCGGGTGACCCGGAGGACTCCGGCGACCCGCGGATCGCGCGGTTGCAGGAACTCGCCGCGCGGTTGTCGGCCGCCGCGCGCTCCGGCGGGAACCCGTTGCTCGGGGTGTGCCTGGGGCACCAGCTGCTGTCCGGAACTCTGGGTCTCCCGTTGCGCCGCAAGAACGCTCCCCACCAGGGCACCCAGCTCGACGTCGACCTGTTCGGCACGGCGGCGACCGTCGGGTTCTACAACAGCTTCACCGCACGGGTCGACGAGGCGTCCATCGCACGCCTCGCGGGTGAGGGCATCCACGTCGCGACCGGTCCCGCCGACGAGGTCGTCGCCGTGCGCGGGGAGGGTTTCGCCGGGATCCAGTTCCACCCCGAGTCCGTCCTGACCCTCGGCGGCCCGGACGTCCTGCGTTCCCTGGTCGAACCCCTGCTCACCTCCCCCTGA
- a CDS encoding SemiSWEET family transporter, with protein sequence MPFALLIPSLGLVAAAIGILTGVPQVLRLLRSPDASGLSFSSAVLGVLSSGSWLTYGFLLLDPAQLVANVPGLACAVVTVVLAARRLGVALTPALVCVAAWVPLVAVAFLLGGPALVGVVATAVSLVKMLPQVRTVLRREPLHGLAPASFVLTQLSATLWAVYGLGTQQPSVVVCSVVSAVLAGVVLSRRCPPLAVARALHEGRFGVPGRLLVRPLVLARRATLTLAA encoded by the coding sequence GTGCCCTTCGCCCTGTTGATCCCTTCCCTCGGTCTCGTCGCCGCCGCCATCGGCATCCTCACGGGGGTGCCGCAGGTGCTCCGCCTGCTGCGCAGCCCCGACGCCAGTGGCCTGTCCTTCTCCTCCGCGGTCCTGGGCGTGCTGAGTTCCGGCAGTTGGCTGACCTACGGGTTCCTGCTGCTCGACCCGGCCCAGCTCGTCGCGAACGTCCCCGGGCTCGCCTGCGCGGTCGTGACCGTCGTCCTCGCCGCCCGTCGTCTCGGCGTCGCCCTGACCCCGGCCCTGGTGTGCGTGGCGGCCTGGGTCCCGCTCGTCGCGGTGGCGTTCCTCCTCGGGGGTCCGGCCCTCGTCGGCGTGGTCGCCACCGCGGTCTCGCTGGTGAAGATGCTGCCCCAGGTCCGCACCGTCCTGCGCCGCGAACCGCTGCACGGCCTCGCGCCCGCGTCGTTCGTCCTGACCCAGCTGTCGGCGACGCTGTGGGCGGTCTACGGCCTCGGGACGCAGCAGCCCTCCGTCGTGGTCTGCTCCGTCGTCTCCGCCGTGCTGGCCGGGGTGGTCCTCTCGCGGCGCTGCCCGCCCCTGGCGGTCGCGCGCGCCCTGCACGAGGGCCGCTTCGGCGTCCCGGGCCGCCTCCTCGTCCGCCCGCTGGTCCTGGCCCGTCGGGCCACCCTCACGCTGGCGGCGTGA
- a CDS encoding response regulator transcription factor, with the protein MVVDDQAMIRAGFSALLDAQPGIEVVGQAADGEQAVEVVTAVHPDVVLMDVRMPVLDGLGATRAILAAGLDPAPKVLVLTTFDIDDYVFSALQAGASGFLLKDATPEVLVDAVRAVAVGDSLLSPGITKRLIEHFVATRTRGVNVPAAVADLTPREREVLVCIARGLSNQEIAAELFIAEQTTKTHVSRILTKLGLRDRVQAVVLGYEIGLVSPGHP; encoded by the coding sequence GTGGTCGTCGACGACCAGGCGATGATCCGGGCGGGGTTCTCCGCCCTGCTGGACGCCCAGCCCGGGATCGAGGTCGTCGGGCAGGCCGCCGACGGTGAACAGGCCGTGGAGGTCGTGACCGCGGTGCACCCCGACGTGGTGCTGATGGACGTCCGGATGCCCGTCCTCGACGGGCTCGGCGCGACCCGCGCGATCCTCGCCGCGGGGCTCGACCCGGCGCCGAAGGTGCTGGTGCTGACGACCTTCGACATCGACGACTACGTGTTCTCGGCCCTGCAGGCCGGCGCCAGCGGGTTCCTGCTCAAGGACGCCACGCCCGAGGTCCTCGTCGACGCCGTGCGGGCCGTCGCGGTGGGCGACTCGCTGCTCTCACCGGGGATCACGAAACGCCTCATCGAGCACTTCGTCGCCACCCGCACCCGCGGCGTGAACGTCCCCGCGGCCGTCGCCGACCTCACCCCGCGCGAACGCGAGGTGCTCGTCTGCATCGCCCGCGGGTTGTCCAACCAGGAGATCGCCGCGGAACTGTTCATCGCCGAGCAGACGACCAAGACCCACGTCAGCCGCATCCTCACCAAGCTCGGGCTGCGTGACCGCGTCCAGGCCGTCGTGCTCGGCTACGAGATCGGGTTGGTCAGCCCCGGCCACCCCTGA
- a CDS encoding CPBP family intramembrane glutamic endopeptidase — translation MNPVVDDPRARRLLVWEVVAVFGVSLGMSGVRALVRFVGILTAPEAINAQTSTVLGSYAPDRPWLDLALQLVAIAAGLAPVFLVGYLMARGGESLRTLGFDGARFGRNVLAGLGLAAVIGGCGLVLYLGARGAGLNTNVAASTLPDTWWAIPISVLAAAENGVLEEVLVAGYLLHRLSQLGFRWLPALLVSALLRGSYHLYQGVGGFVGNVAMGLVFGWVYQKWGRTTPLVVAHTAIDVVAFVGYAALVGKVSWLPG, via the coding sequence GTGAACCCCGTCGTGGACGATCCGCGGGCCCGGCGCCTGCTGGTCTGGGAGGTCGTCGCCGTCTTCGGGGTCTCGCTCGGCATGAGCGGGGTCCGCGCCCTGGTCCGGTTCGTCGGCATCCTCACCGCCCCCGAGGCCATCAACGCCCAGACCTCCACGGTGCTCGGCAGCTACGCCCCCGACCGGCCGTGGCTGGACCTGGCCCTGCAGCTCGTCGCGATCGCGGCGGGACTCGCCCCGGTGTTCCTCGTGGGCTACCTGATGGCCCGGGGCGGGGAGTCCCTGCGGACCCTGGGTTTCGACGGTGCCCGCTTCGGGCGCAACGTCCTCGCGGGTCTGGGTCTGGCCGCCGTCATCGGCGGCTGCGGGCTGGTGCTGTACCTGGGGGCTCGGGGTGCGGGCCTCAACACCAACGTCGCGGCGTCGACGCTGCCCGACACCTGGTGGGCCATCCCGATCTCGGTGCTGGCCGCCGCGGAGAACGGCGTCCTCGAGGAGGTCCTCGTCGCCGGGTACCTGCTGCACCGGCTCTCGCAGCTGGGTTTCCGCTGGCTGCCCGCGCTGCTCGTGAGCGCGCTGCTGCGCGGTTCCTACCACCTCTACCAGGGGGTGGGCGGGTTCGTCGGCAACGTCGCGATGGGGCTGGTGTTCGGCTGGGTCTACCAGAAGTGGGGGCGGACGACGCCGCTCGTCGTCGCGCACACCGCCATCGACGTCGTCGCGTTCGTCGGGTACGCGGCGCTGGTCGGGAAGGTCAGCTGGCTGCCCGGCTGA